The nucleotide sequence GTGAAGCCATTCCTGATGCGCCATCGACATCTTCATCCATGCCGGTCCCTCATCGGAGGCGTAGTACAGTACGTCGATTAAATCGTCGACCGTAGTGACTAGGTGGGTGGTTGGCGGGACATAAATTTCCTTATCGTTGGCTTTAAGTCTGATATGATCATAAATCGAGGACTGTCCGTCTAAGATCCCAAGGTTTTGGATCCAGTCTAGCATCTCGTTCAAAAGTGAGAGGTCCGCCGGACCCATCTTCTGACACTAGGCGGGGACCTGCAGAATGCTTGGCAGGTTGCGTGATGCGACCTCAGAGCACTGGCCGGCCAAGGTTAAGTCCTGGTCTGCTAGCGAAGCGATCGGATCCGAGCTTGAGGCTGGTTCCGAGGTTTGGGTCGGAAGTAGAATCCGCGGTCAACACCTCAGCGTCCGTGGGGTTCTCGAGCTTATGTGACGTCAATCCTCATAGCACTAGATCACAAAGGGAGTCGGCAGTATATTCTAGATTTCCAAATCCGATCATTTGATCTAGGGCGAAACAATCAACTTGGTCGAGGTGGCTATTCGAATCAGCGTGAAGGACAACGCTGCCGAACGCGAGAAGCTGGCTGGGGAGGAAGATACCTCCATAGCTAATGTTGTTGTCGATATGCacacgagccattgatcctttatGACCACACAGCGGGACCTGTATGGGCCACCAATGCCGGTGctaaaaccggctgatctcggatAGGGAGTCCCGAGTAATGGATCTGAGAACAatgggtaataggagacaaggaaGACGATGTTTACCCACGTTCAGACTCTCTCggagaggtaaaaccctatgtcctgctttgattgtattgatgtgATGGGGTTTTGATTGTATTTATGTGATGGGGTACAGAGTACAAGAGAATCTACCTCAAAATCATATAATTGTGTTCCAAACCCTAAGGCTTGTAATTGTGCTTTATGAACTAAACACCTCAGCTTATATATGCACCGGGGTGCCTAGGTCTACACATATGGACGGTTGGCAACTAGGAATAAACATGCCAACTATTAGAATTGTCCTTCAAGTATACGAAGTCTCCAGTGGTTTCCATCTTGCTTACGAGGTTCACAGCTTCGGCTATCCTCCAAACGACGGCTAGTGGGCTATTAGCTCGGCCCATAGATAACATGCCGCATAGGTTAGGACCCCTAGTCCGGGACACCCTCATTTAGCGCCTCATCTAAGCACCTGTGCATGGCAGAGGCCCTCTTCGGCGTGGCAAACTGCACCAGGGAAACCTGTTTATCATCTTTACAGACGTGATTCAGCTCTAGTGTTGCCAGGCTTGTGGGACAGGAGTGCAAACATCCTCTGAACAATCACACCATGGTGAAGAAGCATTGGACAAATATCActacacatgctaggtgtgctctttGGCCGTTGAAACTATCCAATATAGTAGAAGAATCATATGGTTCTTTGGCCGTTTAAACTATTCAACTTGGGAGGATCAAATGGCATAAACAGGTTCCCAATCTTATGGATCTGCTTCAGATTTTCACCGCGTCTTCCGAAACAGACTCCCTACTCACATCCAAAAAGGATACATAGGCAGCTAAATTGCTAATGGACAGATCATCGAAGCAACAGATGAGAAAATATTGAAGCTGAGATAATCTCTGGGCACAATTTATTATTAAACCAGAGCATAGGAATGCTCATTTCAGTACAAGATCTAGACAGGATCGCAAGCACAAGCCTGAACATTCAACACGAGGAGACATCACAAGAACACACACTCGGACAGGCACACATCGGGGGAAACACACCTCGGCTTATTTCGCGACGAACGAGCGCCAGAAACTAAGATCATGGCTTCATCAGCGCAGCGACCTTCTGGACGGACGGCCTCGCCAGCAGGTCAGTCCACCAGGCCTTCACATGCGGGTACGCGTCGAACAGAGACGCGTAGGGTGTAGCCGCCAAGCACAGGGTGACAGACACATGGTTAAGGTCCGCAAGACTGAGGAAGTCTCCAGCCAGGTACTTGGACTTGCTCAGGTGCGCCTCGTACACCGCCAGCACGTTCTTGATCTTAACAAGGTTAGCATCGATGACCGTCTGGTCAGTGGCTCCCCCAAGCATAGGATGGATAAGGCACTCGAAGAGAATGGGGCTCAGCGCGGCGGTGTACTGATGGGCCTCCACCTCGAGCCACACATCCACCATAGCTGACTCCTTGATGTCGCCCTCCTTCAACAGCTCTGGCTTGCTCTTGCGGCACGCATACTTGCAAATAGCACGTGATTCTAGTACGAAGAGAAAAACAAAATAGAACCAGAGTTATGAGGATTCTAAAGGGAGTATGGTACTGTTTTATTCCATTTCAATAAATCGGTCTAAAACTAGTAAAATGATCATTTCTAAACTTGATAAGATATCAAATTAGAACTCATAAGCATAGACTATATGATTGTTTGGGAAACCTTACCATAACTCATGTTTTTGTCTTCCGACCAAGCTTGTGGTTGTTAACTAATTATTACCTCATCATTCAAAACTCAAGCTTCAAGCATACGAGGATAGTGGATTAAAACTCCAAACGGTATAACTCCTAATATAATGCCAGGCGACAGCTAACAATTAACATTGTTTTTTACTCATGTCATCACATACTGATGTGTGAAGAACACGTTCAAAGGTTTATCATTAATCCAAATGAAACAATTCCTTTGTTTCTAGTAAAGGCTCAGGTACCATTTAAGCCCAAGTGGAAATGCTAGCTTTGTTATACTACAAGGAAACAACATTAACAGCAAAACAAACAACCACAACAACAGTAATGTAAAAGCATCATGACCCTTTATAGTTCTGTTTATGAGGGGTAGAAAAGAGAGAAcatctcaagaggtagcatcatACCGAAGACGTACAAGTCACCATCCTGCAAAGCTGGCACCTGGCCAAAGGGCTGCAGAGAACAACATGAAGAGAATGAGTTCTATCCTGTGTCAAATCTCTAAAAACAGAAGCCACATGCCACAATTACTATCACACTAAGATTAGGTGGTCAAACAAAATATGACTTATGCatgtttttttgtagtgtctccatGAGATGCTGCTGTAGTGGCCATGGAACAAAAAAAATGCGACAGGACGTAATGGGTGGTACTGAATGCAGGCTACATTTTGCTCTGCTTTACGTTTTGCTGTAGACGTTCTGAGCATTTGCAGGTTGCTTGGGACTCCTGGGTTAATGTTGTAAGATAGTTTGCTGAACCAAGGATCGTCTGTTCCATGAGCAACACAGGGAAAGCCTCATACTGGAAGAGAatatgcttcttacaaaccggCCACGCCCAAATGGCTCGCCGATCTGAGACGAGCTGCGGAAAAACTCATACCATATACTActgggataagtatatttttcgtcctcgaACTCTTCCAAGAGTTTAGAAATCATCCCTCAACTCAAAACCAGATAGTTTTTGTCCTTCAACTATCAAAACCGGATAATTTTCGTCCCTCATGCCGCTTCGGGCGGTTTTCGTCTGTCATGAACAGTAAATCAacaaacagtaaattcaaaaaaaatagcaaaaaaatctgaaaatttgcgGGATCAAAGTTCCTCGGGTGCGCAAGGTGGGTATAAATTTTCATATTGTTTGGACATTTCAGGTGCTCATGACAAAGAAAAAATTGTAAATATGTACGTCagtgaacagtaaattaaaaaaaaacaaGGTGCGTGCATATTTTCGCGCTCAAATAACATAGGACGAGCTCTAgccaaaaaaaaacaaaataatgCACTTTTTCAAAGTTTCTTCCccaaccaatttttttttttttgccacaAGCTCCCACAATGTCCAAACACCATGAAATTTTGCAGGCACATTGAGCACCCGAGCATCTTGTATGTCaacatttttcatatttttttgaatttgttttctatttttttaatgaatttactgttcaccgacGTACATATTTATGGTTTTTCCTTTGTCACGAGCTCCTAGAATTTCTAAATAGCACAAAAAATTTCACACACCTTGCGCACCCGAGTATCTTTGATTccacaaattttcagattttttttatttttttttaatttactgttcatgCAGACAGAAACCGCCCGAAGCGGCGTGATGGACTAAAACTATCCGGTTTTGAtagttgagggacgaaaactatCCAGTTTTAAGTTAAGAGATGATTTCTAAACTCTCGGAAGAGTTTAAGgatgaaaaatatacttatccctgtACTACTAGAATGATCTGTAAATATCGAACCCCAGTCTCGAATCGTGATACTTTTTTTCTTCTGAAATTCGAATCGTGATATACTAGATTATACGAGAGCGACAGCGACATCTCTCCGGCCCCCGCTAAAATAAACAGCGATAAGAGGCATGGAAGCGACCCCTCGCCGGGAGTTGACTGACTTTTGTTCCGCCGATCGCAGCACGAGGACCGAACGAATCGACACCATCCTCGTGAAATTAGAGGCAAGCAAACGGCACAGGGCCGAACCATCGACAGTCACGGATGGGAAATTCCAGGGGAGGGCGGCGGTTAGGGCATGAGTACGTACGTTCCTGGCGAGGTGGTCGGGGCCCTTGTGCTCGCCGGTGCCGAAGTTGATGGGGACGAGCTCGTACTCGACGCCggcttcctccagcgccgccacgcACCTGGTGACGTTCCACGACAGGGTCGCGCCGTACAGCTTCACCGGA is from Triticum aestivum cultivar Chinese Spring chromosome 3A, IWGSC CS RefSeq v2.1, whole genome shotgun sequence and encodes:
- the LOC123062150 gene encoding glutathione S-transferase 1; translation: MAPVKLYGATLSWNVTRCVAALEEAGVEYELVPINFGTGEHKGPDHLARNPFGQVPALQDGDLYVFESRAICKYACRKSKPELLKEGDIKESAMVDVWLEVEAHQYTAALSPILFECLIHPMLGGATDQTVIDANLVKIKNVLAVYEAHLSKSKYLAGDFLSLADLNHVSVTLCLAATPYASLFDAYPHVKAWWTDLLARPSVQKVAALMKP